The Besnoitia besnoiti strain Bb-Ger1 chromosome IV, whole genome shotgun sequence genome contains a region encoding:
- a CDS encoding hypothetical protein (encoded by transcript BESB_053000): MPSCRVVIALVWAVVSAAGLSPLDPKAANGGLRLAEGSTHEVVKSLKRAMNQRWRNGGRSICSVFGCDYEQVKSRLSYQPTFFLSFKAVCAQFDEFEEEVSNAKQREEDLTPSQKEYRWLLLTKAAALLNDSLGTKYEVPEKYVPQHLRTRHYVPGWREDVEKQKDRVKSQVEKLQVTVPLPTLEGIQKEAGDRLAALRQRHVEQIRELEETRHRKWLLLQEEHDRQTAQMVADLKLKQAEEADTLRRELIEEKRAFDQSVKVWDMVSRLLNEAHAAIEAFSDRVHSLGQQVFKLKSFHEKLQSYQQASKNNPEGSAPYSALSYAFQSESAVSQAMQQVHTTYQEASVAASRIQEILNQAETAMAAAPSKENAPWFQQHHRGYKDRLESFSNLLADLTIRLEDHMQTAEERKLVTLFSGDEVRTQVLTLLQDRTSGWTTRLTALRERAHGIEAEAHKFFESSAQLDRNTGEVLAAVLQNPEAFVVQVATYSTESNALRETAARIEEELKSAVKALQELEREVRGMADGISTAQLPPAVIDFLGLPALFNAVQVDMQLKPKGQQLLQHIKARLSQLVEVLRKLEMVKNEVKNIRSPAEREQAEWSLNEASAKLQEAVRSKSDIDLQIQQLTLQLQQLQATVVQLEQRINHERLLSHRAAGGGRTALVLRGNTLGLGTPPVPAGSLQGITTLEGSVLGLRSSVGGGVGLDPQAVVADLEQQLQTAKERAQETRRNLAVKQRDAVAVENEIRRLDAEVSAKQREMAEEQQKMARVMSLCQALGAGGVSVGGMSVASIGGGLGMSGGFTGDSASGILAPGIMGSRARGIGGLSMGGMAGGSVSGPSPTVGVGGSPRLTGGLVPGPPP; the protein is encoded by the coding sequence ATGCCGTCGTGCCGTGTGGTCATTGCCCTTGTATGGGCGGTCGTCTCGGCCGCGGGCTTGTCTCCTCTCGATCCCAAGGCGGCAAATGGAGGACTGCGTTTAGCGGAAGGGAGCACTCACGAAGTTGTGAAGTCCTTGAAACGAGCAATGAACCAACGCTGGCGCAACGGGGGCCGTAGTATTTGCTCTGTTTTCGGCTGTGACTACGAACAAGTCAAATCACGGCTTTCGTATCAGCCTACCTTCTTTCTCTCATTCAAAGCCGTATGCGCCCAGTTTGATGAGTTTGAAGAGGAGGTTTCAAATGCCAAACAACGCGAGGAAGATTTGACCCCGAGCCAGAAGGAATATCGCTGGCTTCTTTTAACTAAGGCAGCAGCCCTGTTGAACGATAGCCTTGGAACAAAGTATGAGGTGCCTGAAAAATATGTTCCTCAGCACTTGCGCACTCGCCACTATGTCCCCGGTTGGAGAGAGGATGTAGAGAAGCAAAAGGACCGCGTGAAGAGTCAAGTGGAAAAGCTTCAAGTGACTGTCCCTCTCCCAACCCTGGAAGGAATTCAAAAAGAGGCTGGAGACCgtctcgccgccctgcgtcAGAGGCACGTGGAACAGATCCGGGAACTCGAGGAAACACGCCACAGGAAGTGGCTGTTACTTCAAGAGGAGCACGATCGTCAAACGGCGCAAATGGTTGCAGACCTTAAACTGAAacaagcagaagaagcagataCACTCCGTCGTGAGTTGATAGAAGAGAAACGGGCTTTCGACCAGAGTGTGAAGGTGTGGGATATGGTGAGCCGGTTACTGAACGAAGCCCACGCAGCAATCGAGGCATTCAGCGACCGGGTCCATTCTTTGGGCCAGCAGGTTTTCAAACTGAAGTCGTTCCACGAAAAACTGCAGTCGTATCAACAAGCATCGAAGAACAACCCGGAGGGCAGTGCGCCATACTCTGCTCTCTCGTACGCTTTCCAGAGCGAATCCGCTGTCAGTCAAGCCATGCAACAGGTCCATACTACGTACCAGGAAGCATCTGTCGCGGCATCCCGCATTCAGGAGATCCTGAATCAAGCGGAGACTGCCATGGCCGCTGCACCGTCAAAAGAGAATGCACCGTGGTTCCAGCAGCACCATCGAGGTTACAAAGACCGCCTTGAGAGTTTCAGCAATCTCCTTGCCGACCTTACGATTCGTTTGGAGGACCACATGCAAACAGCTGAGGAGCGTAAACTCGTGACTCTCTTTTCTGGAGATGAAGTCCGCACACAGGTCTTGACCCTGCTTCAGGATCGCACCAGTGGGTGGACAACGCGTCTCACCGCCCTTCGCGAACGCGCCCACGGGATTGAAGCCGAGGCACACAAGTTTTTTGAAAGCAGTGCTCAACTGGACCGGAATACCGGGGAGGTTCTCGCGGCCGTTCTCCAGAATCCCGAGGCGTTCGTGGTGCAGGTGGCCACATACTCAACAGAATCTAACGCCCTTCGCGAGACCGCTGCTCGGATAGAAGAAGAGCTAAAAAGCGCAGTAAAGGCTCTTCAAGAGCTGGAGAGAGAGGTCCGCGGAATGGCAGATGGAATAAGCACGGCGCAGTTGCCTCCCGCCGTAATCGACTTTCTGGGTCTTCCTGCTTTATTCAACGCCGTCCAAGTCGATATGCAGTTGAAACCAAaagggcagcagctgctgcagcacatCAAAGCTCGCCTCAGTCAACTTGTTGAGGTCCTTCGTAAATTGGAAATGGTGAAGAACGAGGTGAAAAACATCAGGAGTCCTGCAGAACGTGAGCAAGCAGAGTGGTCTCTCAACGAGGCATCAGCAAAGCTCCAAGAGGCGGTCAGAAGTAAAAGTGACATCGATCTTCAAATCCAGCAACTAACTCTCCAACTACAGCAGCTCCAAGCCACCGTGGTGCAGCTCGAACAGAGGATCAATCACGAGCGTCTGCTATCTCATCGTGCTGCAGGTGGTGGTAGAACTGCACTCGTGTTACGAGGCAACACACTAGGATTAGGGACGCCCCCCGTGCCCGCCGGTTCTTTGCAGGGTATTACCACATTAGAGGGCTCCGTACTCGGTCTCCGGAGTTCCGTGGGAGGCGGCGTGGGCTTGGATCCGCAGGCTGTGGTTGCTGATTTGgaacagcagctgcagactgcCAAAGAAAGAGCTCAGGAAACTCGACGGAACTTGGCCGTGAAACAACGTGATGCTGTTGCAGTTGAGAACGAAATACGTCGTCTAGATGCAGAGGTGTCTGCAAAACAGCGGGAAATGGCTGAGGAGCAGCAGAAAATGGCTCGAGTCATGTCACTTTGTCAAGCATTGGGCGCCGGCGGTGTGTCAGTGGGGGGAATGTCCGTGGCCAGCATAGGTGGTGGGCTGGGCATGAGTGGCGGCTTCACAGGCGACTCCGCTAGTGGAATCTTGGCACCCGGCATCATGGGTTCTAGAGCGAGGGGGATCGGTGGCTTAAGTATGGGCGGGATGGCAGGCGGAAGTGTAAGTGGACCATCGCCCACCGTGGGTGTGGGAGGGTCCCCACGGTTGACCGGAGGATTGGTGCCTGGACCACCACCATGA